From Proteus vulgaris:
AAGTTTTTGTGATTGGTGCGGGTGGTGTCGGTAATGCATTAATTGAACAAATTCATCGTCAACAGGCATGGTTGAAAAATAAGCATATCGATCTTCGTGTATGTGGCATTGCTAATTCACGCGCCATGTTAACGAATATGCAAGGTATTGATTTAGATAATTGGCAACAAGCTTTAAAAGAAGCTAAAACGCCGTTTAGTTTTAGTCAGCTTATTCGCTTAGAAAAAGAGTACCACTTCTTAAATCCTGTGATTGTTGATTGCACATCAAACGAGGAAATTGCGCAACAATACGCAAATTTCTTACAAAATGGTTTTAATGTGGTTACACCAAACAAAAAAGCGAATACGCTGTCGATGGATTATTACTATCAAATCCGACAAGCCGCTGAAGCTTCACGTCGTAAATTTTTATATGACACTAATGTGGGTGCAGGTTTACCAGTTATTGAAAACCTACAGAACTTACTTAATGCAGGTGATGAGTTGGTTCAATTTAATGGTATTCTTTCAGGCTCACTCTCTTACATTTTTGGCCAGTTAGACGAAGGTAAGAGTTTGTCAGAAGCAACGTTTTCAGCGAAAGAAAAAGGTTTCACAGAACCTGATCCTCGTGATGATCTTTCGGGTATGGATGTTGCGCGTAAACTGCTGATTTTAGCCCGTGAAGCAGGTTATAAATTAGAGCTAAGTGATATCGATGTAGAGCCTGTGTTACCGACTTCATTTGACAGCACAGGTGATGTTGCAAGTTTCTTAAGTCGTTTACCTCAAGTTGATGTTGAATTTGACGCTAAGGTCGAAGAAGCACAAAAAGCCGGTAAAGTATTACGCTATGTCGGTGTTATTAATGAAGGTCAATGCCAAGTTAAAATGATGGCTGTTGATGCTAATGATCCTCTGTTTAAAGTAAAAAATGGTGAAAATGCTTTAGCCTTTTACACTCGCTACTATCAGCCAATTCCATTAGTGTTGCGTGGATATGGTGCGGGTAATGATGTTACTGCTGCTGGAGTGTTTGCAGATGTATTACGTACCTTATCATGGAAATTGGGGGTTTAAGCGTGGTTAAAGTTTATGCACCGGCATCAATAGGTAACGTGAGTGTCGGGTTTGATGTTCTTGGCGCTGCGGTTTCACCTATTGATGGGCAATTGCTTGGCGATTGTGTCACCGTTGATGCCGCTTCATCATTTACACTGGAAAGTAAAGGGCACTTTGTTAGCAAATTACCCGCTGATCCTAAACAAAATATTGTGTATCAATGTTGGCAGTTATTCTGTGAGAAACTAGGCAAAGAACTTCCTGTGGCAATGGTTTTAGAAAAAAATATGCCAATTGGTTCTGGTTTAGGATCAAGTGCTTGTTCGGTTGTTGCTGCATTAGTTGCACTTAATGAATTCGCTAAAAAGCCTTTCAACGAAAGACAATTGTTATTAATGATGGGTGAATTGGAAGGGCGCATTTCAGGAAGTGTTCACTATGATAATGTTGCACCTTGCTATTTAGGCGGCCTACAACTTATTCTTGAACAAAATGGTATCATTTGCCAATCTGTACCTACATTTGAAGACTGGTACTGGGTAATGGCTTATCCAGGAATTAAAGTCTCTACTGCACAAGCCAGAGCCATATTACCAAAAGAATATGCTAAGGCAGATATCATTAATCACGGACGCTATTTATCTGGTTTTATTCATGCTTGTCATACTCAACAACCTGAATTAGCGGCAAATTTAATGAAAGATGTGATAGCTGAACCTTACCGCACTCAGTTGCTTCCAGGATTTGAAAAAGCCAGAGAAGCTTCACAAAAGAAAGGGGCATTGGCTTGTGGCATTTCAGGTTCAGGCCCTACTCTTTTTACCATTACTGATTCATTAGAAATCGCACAAGACATGGCCGAATGGTTAAAACAATACTATGTACAAAACAGTGAAGGTTTTGTGCATATCTGCCGTTTAGATACGCGTGGCGCAAGACAGATAGGGTAAGTCATGAAATTATACAATTTGAAAGATAATCAAGAGCAAGTTAGCTTTGCTCAAGCGGTAAAGCAAGGTTTAGGTAAACACCAAGGTCTCTTTTTTCCACAGGACTTACCGTCGTTTTCTAAAGCTGAAATTGATGAATTATTAGCGCTTGATTTTGCAACACGCAGTAGCCGTATTTTAACGGCATTTATTGGTGATGAAATTCCTGCTGATGTATTAGCAAAACGAATTAACACTGCATTTGCATTTCCTGCACCTGTGACTCAGGTTGAAGACGACATTAGTTGTTTAGAGCTTTTCCACGGCCCAACATTAGCATTTAAAGACTTTGGTGGCCGCTTTATGGCGCAGATGCTGTCAGAAGTTGCAGGCAATCAACCTGTAACCATTTTAACTGCAACATCTGGTGATACTGGTGCTGCCGTTGCTCATGCATTCTACAAATTAGAAAATGTACAAGTTGTTATTCTTTATCCTGAAGGCAAAATTAGCCCATTACAGGAAAAATTGTTCTGTACATTAGGTGAAAATATTCACACTGTTGCAATTAAAGATGACTTCGATGCTTGCCAATCATTAGTAAAACAAGCTTTTGATGATGAGTTCTTAAAGAAAACAATGTATTTGAACTCAGCAAACTCTATCAATATCAGCCGACTATTGGCTCAAATTTGTTATTACTTTGAAGCTGTTGCCCAAATTCCTGCTGAAAAACATGAACAACTCGTGATCTCTGTACCAAGTGGTAACTTTGGTGATTTAACTGCGGGTCTATTAGCTAAATCTTTAGGATTACCTGTTAAACGCTTTATTGCAGCAACAAACGTGAATGATACGGTCCCTCGCTATTTAGATAATGGTAAATGGGAACCTCACCGTACTATTGCAACACTTTCTAATGCAATGGATGTTAGCCAGCCTAATAACTGGCCACGTATTGAAGAATTGTACCGTCGTAAAGAGTGGGATCTCTCCGATTTATCTCATGGTGCTGTTAGTGATGAAACAACTGAAGAAACAGTACGTGAGCTTGCAAAAAAAGGTTATATTTCAGAGCCACATGCAGCTGTTGCTTATCGTTTATTACGTGATGAGCTTCAAGAGGGTGAATACGGTTTATTCTTAGGTACTGCACACCCAGCGAAGTTTAAAGAAAGTGTAGAGCGCATTTTAGGCGGTGAATTACCGCTTCCTAAAGAGCTTGCAGAGCGGGCTGATAAAGAACTGTTATCACATTTCTTACCAGCTGATTTTGCTCAATTACGTGCATTCTTACTTGAAAGAGCACCTAAGTAATCATTATTTTAAAAAATTAGATTTATATTTAATTAAATAGCTCAATATTTTATTGAGCTATTTTTTTATCTAAAATAGGAAAGTAAGTATTTAAAAAAAATAAAAATTAATATATATATTTTATTTCCAGAAAGCAGTCTAATTAAATGTAAGGAAATTAAATATGAATGGATTCAAAAAAGTGCTATTCAAAGATAATATAAATGAAATTGTATCAAAAATTGAAAATCATATAAAAGAAAATAATTCAGAACTTTTTTTTAAAGTACAATCTGTAAAAAGAATATTAACAGAAAGTTATATATCTATTTTCATTTCTAAAAATGAGTATGCTGCGAATGAGTTTTTAGAAAAAATAGAGAATAGTTTTTCACTTTATCATAAAAATGAATTTACAAAACAGCTTGATTTAATTAGAAAAAAAATCAATAAAAGCATAGAGGAACTATTTGTTAATAGTGCAAAATTAGCAGGAAGAGGATCTAATAAAATAAAAAAAGAACGATTGGAATTATTAATGCAGCATAATGTTTCTGGTGATTACTATTTGGAATTTGAAAGTAAAAAGCTATTTATACAAATAGATAATGAAAATAATAGTTTTAAAATTATTGATTTTAATGGATGTGCTGAGTTTTTTTATGATAAAAATAGTCTAATAAATAAAAACAATTCTCTTATAAGTATTAAGAATGATGATAGCTTTTTATATTATCGATTTTATAATAAAAAAGAATATTCTGATCATTTTAATAATACGGAAAATTGGAGTATCAATAATAAAAACATTCTTGATATGATAATCAATAATATTAAAATTAAAGAAAAAATAAGTATCAATAAAGATATTAGTATTGAACTGAATGAGAGTTATTCGTATAAAAATATTTTTATTGTTAGAGATAACTTGAACAAAACAGAGAAAATACTGCATATATATGTCTCTGATATAGAAGAAGCATTTACAATTGCAAAATCTAAATATGAGCAAATAACTGATAGTGGAGAACATTTACTTTATAAAATCGGTACAGGTTGGTTTATTACTAAAATAAAACATAATGTTATGAAAAAGTTTTCACAATATACGGATCTATTAAAACCATTAGAAAAAATAATGAGCCGAGTTAATTTAATTACCTCAACAGAAACTAATTATGATTTTAGTCATATTCAAAATCTTAATGGATTATGTTATGGGCTGAGTTTGAACTATTTAGTCGAAGTTATAAATGGTGGTTTAGAAGGAGGGAATAAATATTTATTCTGGTTAAAGGAGAATGTACGATCTTATCAAAATGAACAAGAAATTATAGCCGATAAATTTGATTCAATTTTATTTAGTAGTATACGGGAATATGAAATATTAAATCTAATTAAAGAAATAAAAAGTATCATATTTTCTCAGCATTTCCAAATGGAAAGGTTAAGTGAAAAAGCACAATATTTTGTATTTGATTCAATAAAATCAAGTGAATATAGTAAAATTTTAGAACAACGAGGATTAAAAAGATCACATATAAGAAAAATAGCATATGATAAAAACAAAATTAATGAATACTTAGAGTACATCATAAAAAATAATGATAATTATTATGCTATTATTGGATTTAAAGATCATGCTATTGCTATTTCATATAAAAAATACTCTGAAAATTATTATAAATTTTCCTTGTTTGATTCTAATAGTGAATTATTAGAATATTCTAGTGTTGGATCTATAAATAAAATTTTAGCGAGTAAAATGGATTTTTATGGCTCACATGATATTGATAATGAAAAATATATTATTTTTGATGAGTATATAAATAATAAAGAATCAAATTACCGAAATGTATGGGATTATAATGATGTAGAGATAAATAAAGGTCTTGCTGAGAATATAAAGAAAATAGGTTTTGCATTACCCTTTGACGAAAATATTACAGGGCGTGTTCTTCATTATAATGAACATCGTGATCTTATAGTTGAGCTAAAAAGAAACAATAAAATAATAGAAGTTGTTGTAAAGAATTCTAATTTTGATGAAGGGATTTATTTAATAAAAAATCATTTTTCTCAGATCGTAAAGAATGAAAAAGCCAGTAAAATTACTTTAAATAAAAATGATAATGGTGATATAAATATTCAAGAAACTGAGTTTGATAATTTTCAAAAAATAATAATAAACAAAAATTATATTGAATTTAGTGATGTATACTATCGTGATCTGATTAAGATTAATAGTTATTTATTAAAAGGAAGCAAATCTACTTTATTAAATGAAATAGTTTCTTTAATTGATATCTTAGAAGGAAATATATATTTTGATAAGTTGTCAGCAAGTTTATCTCTTATTAACAAAATAGAATATTTTAATTATAATAATAAAGGTATATCTCTTTTTAATATATTAAATAAAGTAAAGGAAAAAATAGAAAGTAAGTTATTTTATGATAAGTTAATTTATGGGAAAGATAAGTTAATCGCCTTATCTAAAAAAAATAGTTTAGTTGCTGCAAAATTTTATCAATTAATGGTTAATGAAATTAATGAAGTTAATAAAGGTGTTAGTAATTTCATTTACAATAATATTATTGAAAGTCCTTATTTGTCACTAGATGAAA
This genomic window contains:
- the thrB gene encoding homoserine kinase — encoded protein: MEIGGLSVVKVYAPASIGNVSVGFDVLGAAVSPIDGQLLGDCVTVDAASSFTLESKGHFVSKLPADPKQNIVYQCWQLFCEKLGKELPVAMVLEKNMPIGSGLGSSACSVVAALVALNEFAKKPFNERQLLLMMGELEGRISGSVHYDNVAPCYLGGLQLILEQNGIICQSVPTFEDWYWVMAYPGIKVSTAQARAILPKEYAKADIINHGRYLSGFIHACHTQQPELAANLMKDVIAEPYRTQLLPGFEKAREASQKKGALACGISGSGPTLFTITDSLEIAQDMAEWLKQYYVQNSEGFVHICRLDTRGARQIG
- the thrC gene encoding threonine synthase; this translates as MKLYNLKDNQEQVSFAQAVKQGLGKHQGLFFPQDLPSFSKAEIDELLALDFATRSSRILTAFIGDEIPADVLAKRINTAFAFPAPVTQVEDDISCLELFHGPTLAFKDFGGRFMAQMLSEVAGNQPVTILTATSGDTGAAVAHAFYKLENVQVVILYPEGKISPLQEKLFCTLGENIHTVAIKDDFDACQSLVKQAFDDEFLKKTMYLNSANSINISRLLAQICYYFEAVAQIPAEKHEQLVISVPSGNFGDLTAGLLAKSLGLPVKRFIAATNVNDTVPRYLDNGKWEPHRTIATLSNAMDVSQPNNWPRIEELYRRKEWDLSDLSHGAVSDETTEETVRELAKKGYISEPHAAVAYRLLRDELQEGEYGLFLGTAHPAKFKESVERILGGELPLPKELAERADKELLSHFLPADFAQLRAFLLERAPK